The genomic stretch tttttatattaatttttatagtacttagttcaaatttttatattcttattattcaattatgaaataataggtaattttgtgacatagagtataaatgaaaaaaattggtaattaagtttattgaacattataaataaatatttaaaactaatgatgggtacaaagagtgatataaattgataacttagtttacaaaaatgaatttaaatgagtttacaataagttaaaataaatgggttataaatgggtaattgggttacccaattcattttttgatttacccatttatacccatctaattaaattggtataaatgAGTTGATTCACTTTTACCCATTatccattttacccaacccaaacccgtccaagtcacccattttgacacctctactcAAACTATATCACACCACAAACTGTTTTCCTTCCAAGGTTGTTCTTTTCTGAGCCTCAATATCTTCATTATCCAGCACTGGTTCCTGTTCTTGATCCTCAAATTTCGTTAAAGATTGCTGCTCATCATTTTCAGGGAACACTTTGTACAGTCCCAAGTAAAGACACATACCAAAAACTGTAACTCCAACTAAGTACCAGCTGAAAAAAAGGTTCACTAATGATTTGGCTCTTTCAAGGGCTTCATGATCATGGCATCTGACAACTTCATGACCATCTTCCCACTTCAGAAAACAGCCTTTGGGAATACATTCTGGTGTCCACAGCATGATTCCCATGGCCATAAACCAAACTCCTTGGAAAAAGATTCTAAGAGACCTTATGAAACCATTCAAGAAACAACTGGGGTAAACTATGCATAAGAGGGTAGTGAGAAATGAGACAAGTATGACAAGTTGGAGAAGCCAGTGATATTGGCCTTCCAGACCAATGTGATCAGCAGAGTGGAGATTAAATAGGACAAACTGCTGGCCAAAGGAAACGGCTCCAAGCATTTGCGAAAGGCCATATTGAGCTGGAGACTGAATTTTGTCTAGGATAATGCAGAGAAGTGCATAGATAAAGAAAGTCAAGGATATATTTGAGTGCTCAAAGCTGTGAATATGGTTTGATGGAATAGTGCCATCCGGGTCCAATGGTTGGTGCCTTTTTGGACCAATGAAGAGTTCCATGGATATTGAGGCAATGCAGCCTCCCATGATGAAGAAAagttccaaatacctgattgttGAAGTTGAAAACCATGGCAAAGATGTGTAGGATCTTGGATGGAGACAGTGAAGTCTGACATGGTTAAGTAAATGCCAGAGCCCAACTAGAAAGAAGCCAAATCCATGTCCCACATGTCCCACCAATTTGCCCATCTTGTTATCATGCTTTGGTTTGTCTTGCTATTTGTGCTGCTTGGTTGATAGCTTGCTTGGTTTGTGTGTTTTGTCCTACCAGAAAAGGAAATATGGAGGGTatagaagaggaagaaaagaatggacctCTACAAGTTAGAGAGGAAAAAATAATGTGAAGGCAAGGATAGGATGGTTGGGATGGTTTATAAAGAAAGGGATGGAGTAGGTGAACACGTAATATGTGCGATTGTATggaattattatattttttataagaTTTGATGTATTTTTAAATTACTTTTCTTACACACAAATTTTGTTTACGAGCATCAAAATCTTGTAAGAAATGTATTTATGCTATCTATTTAATCTTGTAAGAAATACGATAAATAGACGTAACTGTAACGAATCATAATCATCCCTATCCGCGCCAAGTGGGctttttttgttggggggggaGGCCGGATATTTGAAATATATGTCATTTTTCAAGGTCTTCATGCTACTATTTCTTCTTTGGGTGGAAAGCTTTTGAACATTTTGAGGTGCTTGTGACTGCAGCTTGCTTAATTAGGAAATGAGATTGAGCAAGGAAGAGTTGACCAGGAACCGTTTGGCTGTTATTTTCAAGTCTGTTGGCAATTTTTATTCTCTAGGGTTGAATAGGGCCAATTTGCTGTCTGGAGAACAAAATTGACAACTAAAAGTCATAATTGTCCTTCTTTTTTGCATTATCTTATCACAAGACATGTtgaaataatgaaacaaaatcaaaacatagccaaaacaaaaaaatttgacAAGAAAGAAGAACAAATAATTCAATTATCATACTGGCTAACTAATCATGCTAGGAAACGTGACAAAATTTGTTAAGGATAAATTAACTAAATTCTGGtttacattttttaaaatttaacacTGAAATTTGCAACAGTTTAATTGCATGCCAAGTTCTTTCGCTAGTCCAACTTTCTAGATTTCACAAACTAAAGTGTCATTGCACTAGTCTTTTGCAATCTGACAATCAATGGACCAAAGCAGAATGAATTGAAGAGTTTAGGTTATAAAATATCCTAAATAGAGATTCAAGTCACAAAGTGAAAATTGGTGTAAATTTTAAACGCGCGGTATGAAATTCTAACCCTTAAATACTGTCAAGAACTACAcggtttttttttgtttttctagaTTTTAAGTGATTTTACATTCGCATAGAGTATGATTGGTTTCTTCACCATAGGACCATCAGCTTGTGATTAAGCATCAAACTTAAAACACACAAGCAGCCAAGGCCCAACGAAAAGTAAAGACTATTTTTTTGGTTCAGATGGAATCAT from Coffea eugenioides isolate CCC68of chromosome 8, Ceug_1.0, whole genome shotgun sequence encodes the following:
- the LOC113780302 gene encoding uncharacterized protein LOC113780302; its protein translation is MGKLVGHVGHGFGFFLVGLWHLLNHVRLHCLHPRSYTSLPWFSTSTIRYLELFFIMGGCIASISMELFIGPKRHQPLDPDGTIPSNHIHSFEHSNISLTFFIYALLCIILDKIQSPAQYGLSQMLGAVSFGQQFVLFNLHSADHIGLEGQYHWLLQLVILVSFLTTLLCIVYPSCFLNGFIRSLRIFFQGVWFMAMGIMLWTPECIPKGCFLKWEDGHEVVRCHDHEALERAKSLVNLFFSWYLVGVTVFGMCLYLGLYKVFPENDEQQSLTKFEDQEQEPVLDNEDIEAQKRTTLEGKQFVV